A window from Mycobacterium botniense encodes these proteins:
- a CDS encoding nuclear transport factor 2 family protein, with protein sequence MSTRTDDLVEIQQLLARYAVTITQQDIEGLLSVFTPDGTYSAFGDTYRLDRFPELVAAAPKGLFLTGTALVDLDGDTATGTQPLCFIEHATHDMRIGYYRDAYVRTPEGWRLKSRAMTFIRRSGAHDSGRPHAAGRPTP encoded by the coding sequence ATGTCAACAAGGACTGACGATCTGGTCGAAATCCAGCAGTTGCTTGCACGCTACGCGGTTACCATTACCCAGCAGGACATCGAGGGTCTGCTAAGCGTTTTCACACCTGACGGCACCTATAGCGCTTTCGGGGACACCTACCGTCTAGACAGGTTCCCGGAGCTCGTCGCTGCCGCACCGAAGGGCCTGTTCCTGACCGGGACCGCGTTAGTGGATCTCGACGGTGACACCGCGACCGGCACTCAGCCGCTGTGCTTCATCGAGCACGCGACCCACGATATGCGGATCGGTTACTACCGCGACGCATATGTCCGCACCCCCGAGGGCTGGCGGCTGAAAAGCCGGGCGATGACCTTCATTCGACGCAGTGGCGCGCACGATTCGGGCCGTCCGCACGCCGCCGGCCGCCCCACCCCATGA
- a CDS encoding acyl-CoA dehydrogenase family protein — protein MSVERFRAELRAWLDDNDLTPGPDHSLEGQLRQLARVHRALYDAGWMRYGWPTEVGGLGGPAVLRAIVGEEVVGRGLAEPGPYSMIEVLAPTMIDYAPTELAAEMIPRLLSGREQWCQGFSEPGSGSDLASLSTRAVAQGDHWIINGQKVWTSFAQYATRCVLLTRTASGRDGLTAFFVDMDSPGITVRPLRTMHGVDEFCEVYFDDVAVPESRILGRPGDGWRLAMDLLPYERSTCFWQRIAYLYSRFDRLIAQADCPDDLELGSAYLALHILRCRSRATLQRLTNGERLGPETSIDKVLLATAEQRLFDTVRDLLPGMVELDDTSWRPEYLYSRAATIYGGTAEIQRNIIARRLLELGNE, from the coding sequence ATGAGTGTCGAGCGGTTCCGGGCGGAGCTGCGTGCGTGGCTCGACGACAATGATCTGACTCCAGGTCCAGATCATTCGCTGGAGGGCCAGCTACGGCAGCTTGCCCGGGTACATCGGGCGCTCTACGACGCCGGCTGGATGCGCTACGGCTGGCCGACCGAGGTAGGTGGATTGGGCGGGCCGGCGGTGCTGCGCGCGATCGTCGGAGAAGAGGTCGTCGGCCGCGGTCTCGCCGAGCCCGGCCCTTACTCGATGATCGAGGTGCTCGCGCCCACAATGATCGATTACGCGCCCACCGAACTCGCCGCCGAGATGATCCCGCGTCTGCTCAGTGGACGTGAGCAATGGTGTCAAGGCTTTTCCGAGCCGGGATCGGGCAGTGACCTGGCTTCGCTTTCCACCCGCGCGGTTGCTCAGGGCGATCACTGGATCATCAACGGGCAGAAAGTCTGGACTAGCTTCGCGCAGTATGCCACGCGGTGTGTGCTGCTCACCCGCACGGCGTCCGGACGCGATGGACTTACCGCCTTCTTCGTGGACATGGATTCGCCCGGTATCACAGTGCGGCCGCTGCGCACCATGCACGGTGTCGACGAGTTCTGCGAAGTGTACTTCGACGACGTAGCGGTCCCTGAAAGCCGGATCCTCGGTCGGCCCGGTGACGGCTGGCGCCTCGCGATGGACTTGCTGCCCTACGAGCGCTCCACCTGCTTTTGGCAGCGGATCGCCTATTTGTACTCACGGTTCGACCGACTCATCGCGCAGGCAGACTGTCCTGACGATCTCGAACTCGGATCGGCCTATTTGGCGCTACACATCCTGCGCTGCCGCTCCCGCGCCACGCTGCAGCGCCTGACCAACGGTGAACGGCTGGGACCGGAAACCTCGATCGACAAGGTGCTGCTGGCCACCGCCGAACAACGGCTCTTCGACACGGTGCGCGACCTGCTGCCAGGAATGGTTGAGCTCGACGACACGTCATGGCGGCCCGAATACCTCTACTCGCGGGCGGCAACTATCTACGGAGGGACGGCAGAGATCCAGCGCAATATCATCGCCCGCCGTCTCTTGGAGCTGGGCAACGAATGA
- a CDS encoding aromatic ring-hydroxylating oxygenase subunit alpha has protein sequence MAHFPKPAAGSWTQHYPELGTAPVDYTDSIDPAFFEAEREAIFKRTWLNVGRTERLPRVGSYFTKELPSAGPGMSVIVVKTKDGSIKAFHNICRHRGNKLVWNDYPHEETSGTCRQFTCKYHAWRYSLDGELTFIQQEDEFFDVDKNQYGLKPVRCDVWEGFIFVNLDPDAQPLREYLGPLAKGLEGYPFHEMTEVYQYKAEVGANWKLFIDAFAEFYHAPVLHQGQYTKEEAAKIMKYGFEALHYEIASPHAMISVWGGQSPPADLNMVKPMDRVLRSGLFGPWDRPDVIQKLEQLPPGINPTRASQWGIDSFHFFPNFMLLIWAPGWYLTYHYWPTAVDRHIFEGTIYFVPPKNARERLAQELAAVTFKEYALQDSNTLEATQTMIGTGVVKEFPLCDQEILLRHLHKVAHDYVREYQNGRKASIAS, from the coding sequence GTGGCGCATTTTCCCAAACCAGCAGCCGGAAGCTGGACACAGCATTATCCCGAACTGGGCACCGCGCCGGTCGATTACACCGATTCCATCGACCCCGCATTCTTCGAAGCCGAACGCGAGGCGATCTTCAAGCGGACCTGGCTCAACGTCGGCCGCACCGAGCGGCTGCCCCGCGTTGGCAGCTACTTCACCAAGGAGCTGCCCTCGGCCGGCCCCGGCATGTCGGTGATCGTGGTCAAGACCAAGGACGGGTCAATCAAGGCATTCCACAACATCTGCCGTCACCGCGGCAACAAGCTGGTGTGGAATGACTATCCGCACGAGGAGACGTCAGGCACCTGTCGGCAATTCACCTGCAAGTACCACGCCTGGCGGTACAGCCTCGACGGCGAGTTGACCTTCATCCAGCAAGAAGATGAGTTCTTCGACGTCGACAAAAACCAATACGGGCTCAAGCCGGTTCGCTGCGACGTCTGGGAGGGGTTTATCTTCGTCAACCTCGATCCGGATGCGCAACCGCTGCGCGAGTACCTGGGCCCGCTGGCCAAAGGTCTCGAGGGCTACCCCTTCCACGAGATGACTGAGGTCTACCAATACAAGGCCGAGGTGGGAGCCAACTGGAAGCTGTTCATCGATGCATTCGCCGAGTTCTACCACGCGCCCGTACTGCACCAGGGGCAGTACACCAAAGAAGAAGCAGCCAAGATCATGAAGTACGGCTTCGAGGCGCTGCACTACGAGATCGCAAGCCCCCACGCGATGATCTCCGTGTGGGGAGGACAGTCCCCGCCCGCGGACCTGAACATGGTCAAGCCCATGGACCGGGTACTGCGCAGCGGGCTGTTCGGCCCCTGGGACCGGCCCGATGTCATCCAGAAGCTCGAGCAGCTGCCCCCCGGTATCAACCCCACCCGCGCATCCCAGTGGGGAATAGATTCGTTCCACTTCTTCCCGAACTTCATGCTGCTGATCTGGGCCCCGGGCTGGTATCTCACCTACCACTACTGGCCGACTGCCGTCGACAGGCACATCTTCGAAGGGACCATCTATTTCGTTCCACCGAAGAACGCCCGGGAACGACTGGCTCAGGAATTGGCAGCGGTGACCTTCAAGGAGTATGCGCTGCAAGATTCCAACACCTTGGAGGCGACCCAGACCATGATCGGCACCGGCGTCGTCAAAGAGTTCCCGCTTTGCGATCAGGAAATTTTGCTGCGCCACCTGCACAAAGTGGCGCACGATTATGTCAGGGAGTACCAAAATGGCCGAAAAGCCAGTATTGCCAGCTGA
- a CDS encoding acyl-CoA dehydrogenase family protein, with the protein MIVDTESLRLLEQALRKAMSAVSGHQLDAALTELGWLDMVEEMPDVAIPLVFRLLGETGAHAPVLNDVVLRAAGHAGGGTVALPFTGGCWVVWERTDKPTSALDSELPIHRVSEGKPLPLTAGRQALGWWLVGTSRAMLSLARQHALNRVQFGRPIASFQAVRHRLAETLVAVEGAEATLHAAAAEQGEFGFLLAKAAAGQAALMAARNCQQVLGGIGFTAEHELHRHVKRSLVLDGLLGGTRELTREAGALLRTEGCAPRLANL; encoded by the coding sequence ATGATCGTGGATACCGAATCCTTGCGCCTTCTGGAACAGGCGTTACGCAAAGCCATGAGCGCGGTGTCAGGCCACCAGCTCGATGCGGCTCTGACAGAACTGGGCTGGCTGGATATGGTCGAGGAAATGCCCGATGTGGCGATTCCGTTGGTGTTCCGCCTGCTTGGTGAGACCGGGGCTCATGCGCCGGTGCTCAACGACGTGGTCCTGCGTGCCGCCGGCCACGCCGGCGGCGGCACCGTAGCGCTGCCGTTTACCGGCGGCTGCTGGGTTGTCTGGGAGCGAACCGATAAGCCCACTTCGGCGCTGGACAGCGAGCTCCCCATCCACCGTGTTTCTGAGGGAAAACCGCTGCCTTTAACCGCAGGCCGGCAAGCACTGGGATGGTGGCTGGTAGGCACCAGCCGCGCGATGCTCTCGCTGGCGCGCCAGCATGCGCTCAACCGCGTCCAGTTCGGCCGTCCTATCGCCTCCTTCCAAGCGGTCCGGCATCGGCTGGCCGAAACCCTCGTTGCTGTTGAAGGCGCAGAGGCGACGTTGCACGCGGCCGCAGCCGAACAGGGCGAGTTCGGGTTCCTGCTGGCCAAGGCAGCCGCCGGCCAGGCGGCGCTGATGGCCGCACGCAACTGCCAGCAGGTGCTCGGCGGTATCGGCTTCACCGCAGAACATGAGCTGCATCGCCACGTGAAGCGGTCGCTGGTTCTCGACGGACTGCTCGGCGGCACAAGAGAATTGACGCGGGAAGCCGGAGCGCTATTGCGGACAGAGGGATGTGCGCCTCGACTGGCGAACCTCTGA
- a CDS encoding metal-dependent hydrolase family protein — protein sequence MLTLKAAGLLDVDAGKIIQPGVVRIDGEHIVGVGGPVEGEVIDLGDQTLLPGLMDMEVNLLMGGRGEKPALSQVQDDPPTRVLRAVGNARRTLRAGFTTVRNLGLFVKTGGYLLDVALSKAIDAGWIEGPRVVPAGHAITPTGGHLDPSMFQPLAPGVLPLTVEEGIANGVDEVRRAVRYQIKHGAQLIKVCASGGVMSLTGPPGAQHYSDDELRAIVDEAHRRGLRVAAHTHGADAVRHAVAAGIDCIEHGFLVDDDAIAAMVKHGTFLVTTRRLTDAMDVSSAPPELQAKAAEMFPRARKSVVSAYQAGVKIAVGTDAPAIPHGRNADELVTLVELGIPPAAVLRAATVTAAELILATDRGRLAEGMLADVIAVPGNPLQDITVTQNVGFVMKGGKVYVNKD from the coding sequence GTGCTGACCCTCAAAGCCGCTGGGCTGCTTGACGTCGACGCCGGCAAGATCATCCAGCCGGGCGTCGTTCGCATTGACGGCGAACACATTGTCGGCGTCGGCGGCCCCGTCGAGGGTGAGGTGATCGACCTCGGCGACCAGACCCTGCTGCCCGGCCTGATGGACATGGAGGTCAACCTCCTGATGGGCGGGCGCGGCGAGAAGCCCGCACTGTCGCAGGTGCAAGACGACCCGCCCACCCGGGTACTGCGCGCAGTCGGCAATGCCCGCCGCACGTTACGTGCCGGGTTCACCACTGTGCGCAACCTTGGGCTTTTCGTGAAAACCGGCGGCTATCTGCTCGACGTCGCTCTGAGCAAAGCGATCGACGCGGGCTGGATCGAGGGCCCGCGGGTCGTGCCGGCCGGGCATGCGATCACCCCGACGGGCGGACACTTGGACCCGAGCATGTTTCAGCCGCTCGCACCGGGCGTGCTGCCGCTCACAGTGGAAGAAGGCATCGCCAACGGTGTCGACGAGGTCCGCCGGGCGGTGCGGTACCAGATCAAACACGGTGCGCAACTGATCAAGGTCTGTGCCTCCGGCGGGGTGATGTCATTGACTGGCCCTCCTGGGGCACAACACTATTCAGATGACGAGTTGCGTGCGATCGTCGACGAAGCGCATCGGCGTGGGCTCCGTGTCGCCGCGCACACGCATGGCGCCGACGCCGTTCGGCACGCGGTCGCAGCGGGCATCGACTGTATCGAGCACGGCTTTCTGGTCGATGACGATGCAATCGCCGCGATGGTCAAACACGGAACATTCCTGGTGACCACTCGGCGCCTGACCGACGCGATGGACGTCTCGAGCGCCCCGCCGGAACTCCAGGCCAAGGCTGCCGAAATGTTTCCGCGTGCGCGCAAATCGGTGGTAAGTGCGTACCAGGCCGGGGTCAAGATCGCTGTCGGCACCGACGCGCCCGCAATTCCGCACGGGCGCAACGCTGACGAGTTGGTCACCCTGGTCGAGCTCGGTATACCGCCGGCCGCGGTGCTCCGCGCCGCGACCGTCACCGCCGCCGAGCTCATCCTCGCCACCGACCGCGGCCGGCTGGCGGAGGGCATGCTTGCCGACGTGATTGCGGTGCCGGGAAATCCGTTGCAGGACATAACGGTGACTCAAAACGTCGGGTTCGTGATGAAGGGCGGCAAGGTTTATGTCAACAAGGACTGA
- a CDS encoding acyl-CoA dehydrogenase family protein, with the protein MQLTFDSDVEEFRAEFAAFLDQHLPDEAMAVERPRSCSDIPEWARCWQRLLFDHGWLLPGNPPEYGGRNATILQQYVHADELSRRRIHLSFNPQGVGIVAASLLSFGSEEQKRRWAAPILRAEMTASLGMSEPGAGSDLASLRTRAVLRSDSEGEHFVVNGQKVWTSGAHDADVLLTFVRTDPDSPKHKGISALLIPTDAPGVVRRPFASACSRDDIDFNEVFFTDVRVPAENLVGPLNQGWRVATGSLGHERTMLWMGYADRLRELLIDFRPKTAHNRDHYATLAMDAQALRLLGSVALARADRGEEDVPGLSVLKLLGSEAVQRASEHALAAAGLDGLLHPAVTGPFAPLNLDAHYGSWFDRYVRSFAGTIAGGTSEIQRNIVAQRILGLPR; encoded by the coding sequence GTGCAGCTGACATTTGACTCCGATGTCGAGGAGTTCCGCGCTGAATTCGCGGCTTTCCTTGATCAGCACCTGCCCGACGAGGCGATGGCGGTTGAGCGACCGCGCTCATGCTCAGATATCCCCGAATGGGCTCGATGCTGGCAGCGGTTGCTGTTCGACCACGGATGGCTGCTGCCCGGCAATCCGCCCGAGTACGGCGGTCGGAATGCCACCATCCTGCAGCAGTACGTGCACGCCGACGAGCTCTCCCGGCGCCGGATCCATTTGAGTTTCAATCCGCAAGGGGTGGGCATCGTGGCGGCCTCGCTGCTCTCGTTCGGCTCCGAGGAACAGAAGCGTCGGTGGGCGGCGCCGATCTTGCGGGCGGAGATGACCGCGTCGCTGGGGATGAGCGAACCCGGTGCGGGCTCAGATCTGGCGTCGCTGCGCACCCGGGCCGTGCTGCGCTCTGATTCGGAAGGCGAGCATTTCGTGGTCAACGGGCAAAAGGTGTGGACGTCGGGCGCCCATGACGCCGATGTGTTGCTGACATTCGTACGCACCGACCCGGACTCCCCGAAACATAAGGGAATCAGCGCGCTGTTGATCCCGACTGACGCCCCGGGCGTGGTACGCCGTCCATTCGCGTCGGCATGTAGCCGCGATGACATCGATTTCAATGAGGTGTTTTTCACCGATGTGCGGGTGCCGGCGGAAAACCTGGTGGGTCCGCTGAATCAAGGGTGGCGTGTGGCGACCGGTTCGTTGGGACATGAACGCACCATGCTGTGGATGGGATATGCCGATCGGCTGCGTGAACTACTCATCGATTTCCGGCCGAAGACAGCGCATAACAGAGATCACTACGCCACTTTGGCGATGGATGCTCAGGCGTTGCGGCTGCTGGGGTCTGTGGCCCTCGCGCGTGCCGATCGGGGGGAGGAGGACGTGCCGGGTTTGTCGGTGCTCAAACTGCTCGGATCGGAAGCGGTACAGCGCGCCTCCGAACACGCGCTGGCCGCCGCGGGACTCGACGGTCTGCTCCACCCCGCTGTCACGGGACCGTTCGCGCCGCTGAACCTCGATGCCCACTACGGTAGCTGGTTCGATCGCTACGTCCGAAGCTTTGCTGGCACCATCGCGGGCGGTACATCGGAAATCCAGCGCAACATCGTCGCCCAACGAATCCTCGGATTGCCCCGCTGA
- a CDS encoding TetR/AcrR family transcriptional regulator — MTSPSEEPAWKQRAVERSIKTAKLRAAQRVQRFLDAAQAIIIEKGSTDFTVQEVVDRSRQSLRSFYLQFDGKHELLLALFEDALSRSADQIRAATESHSDPLERLKVAVQLLFEASRPDPNAKRPLFTDFAPRLLVSHPAEVKVAHAPLLALLTELMEGAAEAGQLRPGINPKRMAAMTMQTVMFIAQSSGGTDDATIHPITADEVWEFCSRGFAGDATSE; from the coding sequence GTGACCAGCCCCAGCGAGGAGCCGGCCTGGAAACAGCGTGCGGTCGAGCGCTCGATTAAGACGGCAAAACTGCGGGCAGCGCAGCGTGTTCAGCGCTTCCTCGACGCGGCCCAGGCCATCATCATTGAAAAAGGCAGCACGGACTTTACCGTTCAAGAAGTCGTCGACCGCTCCCGGCAGTCGCTGCGTAGCTTCTACCTGCAGTTCGATGGCAAACACGAGCTGCTGTTGGCCCTGTTCGAAGACGCCCTGAGCCGCTCCGCCGACCAGATCCGTGCCGCTACCGAAAGCCATTCCGATCCGCTCGAGCGGTTGAAGGTCGCCGTTCAGCTGCTCTTCGAGGCCTCACGACCAGACCCCAACGCGAAACGGCCGCTGTTCACTGACTTCGCGCCGCGTTTGCTGGTTTCGCACCCTGCCGAGGTCAAAGTTGCCCATGCCCCGCTTTTGGCGTTGCTCACCGAACTGATGGAAGGCGCCGCCGAAGCCGGACAGCTACGTCCCGGTATCAACCCGAAGCGGATGGCTGCCATGACGATGCAAACCGTGATGTTCATCGCACAATCCAGTGGCGGGACCGACGACGCAACGATTCATCCCATCACGGCGGATGAAGTGTGGGAATTCTGCTCGCGCGGGTTCGCCGGCGACGCCACCAGCGAGTAG
- a CDS encoding carboxymuconolactone decarboxylase family protein: MRLQPLPADQWDDAVQRSLADMLPAERRNPRDAGNALATLAHHPALTRAFLRFNTHLLFASTLPARLRELAILRVAHRRDCTYEWVHHVALAKEAGLSEDEITAVRRGDAANRLEGAVLTAVDELDEKSQISDQTWATLGERLNDRQRMDLVFTVGCYTLLAMAFNTFGVEIEDDSEQLR; this comes from the coding sequence ATGCGCTTGCAGCCGTTGCCGGCAGACCAGTGGGACGACGCCGTGCAGCGCTCGCTCGCCGACATGCTGCCGGCGGAGCGACGCAATCCCCGTGACGCTGGTAACGCGCTGGCGACACTGGCGCACCATCCCGCGCTGACCCGGGCATTCCTGCGCTTCAACACCCATCTGCTGTTCGCGTCGACCCTACCGGCGCGGCTGCGCGAACTGGCCATCCTGCGGGTCGCGCACCGGCGGGACTGCACCTACGAATGGGTGCACCATGTGGCGCTTGCTAAGGAGGCAGGCCTGTCGGAGGACGAGATCACCGCGGTTCGCCGCGGCGATGCCGCCAACAGACTTGAGGGCGCAGTGCTCACCGCGGTCGATGAGCTCGACGAGAAATCCCAGATCTCCGACCAGACCTGGGCCACGCTGGGTGAGCGCCTCAATGACCGCCAGCGGATGGACCTGGTTTTCACGGTCGGGTGCTACACCCTGCTGGCCATGGCGTTCAACACCTTCGGTGTCGAGATCGAAGACGATTCCGAGCAACTGAGATAG